From Rhinatrema bivittatum chromosome 5, aRhiBiv1.1, whole genome shotgun sequence, the proteins below share one genomic window:
- the LOC115092166 gene encoding uncharacterized protein LOC115092166 — translation MSSWYPRQWGFPVPEPRFNPQPLLHPQFPLMPMGQEDLPLPSAPNAPAIDVILSGDMAVPTPEQEDQVVLSVACPASERPPCLTRFQQKLLLACCMVCSPISTFLHAVFLFYRPYCKYVIACWVLLIIASPISLFYLLSNTQLHSTFSPAASQELRYSHSHVSKRSPSEPLSLLAVPLPSGVILVPYHGWLVQDPVLLHIDVPFRFYTHQVWQGISPESLPAGLESRLVALFLQLERSSLQLSSITSESPLDGFRAEFCSIRYQNLFLGFRAVSVNLTGILETPSWKLQHCSQPHIGASEQFQRLFALRPCFHNGSCACINPLSKVPLGDSLSGSNYEFSGLIKGLIFSWMDIFPERN, via the exons ATGTCAAGTTGGTATCCGAGACAATGGGGTTTTCCGGTACCAGAGCCTCGGTTCAACCCCCAGCCTCTGCTGCATCCGCAGTTTCCGCTGATGCCAATGGGTCAGGAGGATCTGCCGCTGCCCAGCGCTCCCAATGCTCCAGCAATTGATGTCATTCTCAGCGGTGACATGGCTGTGCCTACCCCGGAGCAGGAAGATCAGGTCGTTCTCAGTGTAGCTTGTCCCGCATCTGAGCGTCCTCCATGTTTAACCCGCTTCCAGCAGAAGCTTCTGCTTGCATGCTGTATGGTTTGTTCCCCAATCAGTACCTTTTTGCATGCTGTGTTTCTTTTTTACAGACCTTATTGTAAGTATGTTATTGCTTGCTGGGTGCTTTTAATTATTGCATCTCCTATCTCACTATTTTATCTCTTATCTAATACCCAGCTGCATTCCACCTTTTCTCCCGCAGCTTCACAGGAGCTCCGTTATTCACACTCACATGTCAGTAAGCGCTCACCTTCTGAGCCTTTGTCTCTTCTGGCAGTGCCTTTGCCTTCTGGTGTTATTCTTGTTCCATACCATGGCTGGCTGGTGCAAGATCCTGTTTTATTGCATATTGATGTTCCTTTCAGGTTTTACACTCACCAGGTTTGGCAAGGCATCTCTCCGGAGTCCCTGCCTGCGGGTCTAGAGTCCAGACTTGTTGCTCTGTTTCTGCAGCTGGAGCgttcctccctgcagctttcttccATCACTTCGGAATCTCCTCTTGATGGCTTCCGTGCAGAGTTCTGTTCGATTAGATATCAAAACTTGTTCCTGGGTTTCAGAGCAGTGAGTGTCAATCTTACTGGGATCCTTGAAACTCCATCCTGGAAGCTGCAGCACTGCTCTCAACCACATATTGGTGCTTCTGAACAGTTCCAGCGGCTGTTTGCCCTTCGTCCTTGTTTTCATAATGGATCTTGTGCCTGCATCAATCCCCTTTCGAAGGTGCCTCTGGGGGACTCCTTGTCTGGCTCTAATTATGAATTTTCAGGTTTGATTAAAGGTCTCATTTTCTCCTGGATGGACATCTTTCCTGAG AGAAATTAG